In Candidatus Korarchaeota archaeon NZ13-K, the sequence GGCCGGTATCAGGTCGGGGTCGTGCTGTCCATCAGCGTCCAAGGTCACCGCTATGCTCACGTTCATCTCCAGGGCCTTCTTGAAGAGGGTGAGCAGGGCCGCACCGTAACCCATGTTCCTCTCATGCCTGATGACGTAGGCTCCTAAGCTTCTAGCCACCTCACCCGTCAGGTCCGTTGAACCATCATCGCAAACTATAACCAGGTCGACGTGCCTCCTGGCCTTCAGTATGACCGGGGCTATCTTAGCCTCCTCATTGTAAGCCGGTATGAGGGCCGCCCTCATCGGGAACCGCTCGGGGGA encodes:
- a CDS encoding glycosyltransferase family 2 protein; amino-acid sequence: MRAALIPAYNEEAKIAPVILKARRHVDLVIVCDDGSTDLTGEVARSLGAYVIRHERNMGYGAALLTLFKKALEMNVSIAVTLDADGQHDPDLIPA